The proteins below come from a single Oerskovia jenensis genomic window:
- a CDS encoding gluconeogenesis factor YvcK family protein, translating into MTLVNPAVVALGGGHGLSATLSALRLMSDRITAVVTVADDGGSSGRLRAELGVLPPGDLRMALAALCDDSEWGRTWSSVLQHRFSSSGDLDQHAVGNLLIVALWELLDDPVAGLDWVGKLLGARGRVLPMAAVPLGIEADVRTAQGLTTIVGQSQVAVTHDRIEQLRLVPPDPPACPEAVDAVMAADWVILGPGSWYSSVMPHLLVPELAHALHETTARRCVVLNLSNTSGETYGLTATDHLEALHKHAPSLRIDAVIADPSAAEDVGLLADESARTGARLLLRQVGRSDGTPQHDALRLAAALRDVFDGFLGDVGTSTR; encoded by the coding sequence GTGACCCTCGTCAACCCGGCAGTCGTGGCGCTCGGCGGCGGGCACGGCCTGTCCGCGACGCTCTCCGCGCTCCGTCTCATGTCTGACCGCATCACGGCCGTCGTGACCGTCGCCGACGACGGCGGGTCCTCCGGGCGCCTGCGGGCCGAGCTCGGCGTGCTCCCGCCCGGGGACCTGCGCATGGCGCTCGCGGCCCTGTGCGACGACTCCGAGTGGGGTCGGACGTGGAGCTCGGTGCTGCAGCACCGGTTCTCCTCGAGCGGCGACCTGGACCAGCACGCGGTCGGGAACCTCTTGATCGTCGCGCTGTGGGAGCTCCTCGACGACCCGGTCGCGGGCCTCGACTGGGTCGGCAAGCTGCTCGGTGCCAGGGGGCGGGTCCTGCCCATGGCGGCCGTCCCCCTCGGGATCGAGGCGGACGTGCGGACCGCCCAGGGGCTGACGACGATCGTGGGGCAGAGCCAGGTCGCCGTGACGCACGACCGCATCGAGCAGCTCCGGCTCGTCCCCCCCGACCCGCCCGCGTGCCCCGAGGCGGTCGACGCCGTCATGGCGGCCGACTGGGTGATCCTGGGACCGGGTTCCTGGTACTCCTCGGTCATGCCGCACCTGCTGGTCCCCGAGCTCGCGCACGCGCTGCACGAGACCACTGCCCGGCGCTGCGTCGTCCTCAACCTCTCGAACACGTCGGGCGAGACCTACGGCCTGACCGCGACCGACCACCTCGAGGCGCTGCACAAGCACGCACCCAGCCTGCGCATCGACGCGGTGATCGCCGACCCGAGCGCGGCCGAGGACGTCGGCCTGCTCGCGGACGAGTCGGCCCGGACGGGAGCGCGCCTGCTGCTGCGGCAGGTGGGGCGTTCGGACGGTACGCCGCAGCACGACGCGCTGCGGCTCGCGGCCGCGCTGCGCGACGTCTTCGACGGTTTCCTGGGGGACGTGGGGACCTCGACCCGCTGA
- the zwf gene encoding glucose-6-phosphate dehydrogenase, whose translation MRPAKISAEHNPLRDPRDLRLPRIAGPCGLVIFGVTGDLARKKLMPAVYDLANRGLLPPGFALTGFARRDWEDQDFAQVVHDAVKQYARTPFREATWKQLAEGIRFVQGEFDDEQAFERLRATVEDLDKERGTGGNHAFYLSVPPSAFPLVCEQLSRSGLSKSSEDAWRRVVIEKPFGHDLHSARELNDVVSKVFDPDSVFRIDHYLGKETVQNMLALRFANQLYEPIWNANYVDHVQITMAEDIGIGGRAGYYDGIGAARDVIQNHLVQLLALTAMEEPVSFDAESLRAEKLKVLSAVRLPRDLGRHTSRGQYSAGWQGGEEVVGYLEEDGISPDSTTETFAAIRVDIDNRRWAGVPFYLRTGKRLGRRVTEIAVVFKSAPHLPFESSATSELGKNALVIRVQPDEGVTIRFGAKVPGTAMEVRDVTMDFGYGHAFTESSPEAYERLILDVLLGDPPLFPSHEEVELSWKILDPITSYWESKGTPDAYRSGTWGPESADEMMARDGRTWRRP comes from the coding sequence TTGAGACCGGCAAAGATCAGCGCAGAGCACAACCCGCTGCGCGACCCGCGTGACCTTCGACTCCCCCGCATCGCCGGGCCCTGCGGCCTGGTCATCTTCGGCGTCACGGGCGACCTCGCCCGCAAGAAGCTCATGCCCGCCGTGTACGACCTCGCCAACCGCGGGCTCCTCCCGCCTGGCTTCGCGCTCACGGGCTTCGCCCGTCGCGACTGGGAGGACCAGGACTTCGCCCAGGTCGTCCACGACGCCGTCAAGCAGTACGCTCGCACGCCGTTCCGCGAGGCGACGTGGAAGCAGCTCGCCGAGGGCATCCGGTTCGTCCAGGGCGAGTTCGACGACGAGCAGGCGTTCGAGCGCCTGCGCGCCACGGTCGAGGACCTCGACAAGGAGCGCGGCACGGGCGGCAACCACGCGTTCTACCTGTCGGTCCCCCCGAGCGCGTTCCCGCTGGTCTGCGAGCAGCTCTCACGGTCTGGCCTGTCGAAGTCGAGCGAGGACGCCTGGCGTCGCGTGGTCATCGAGAAGCCGTTCGGTCACGACCTGCACAGCGCGCGCGAGCTCAACGACGTGGTCTCGAAGGTCTTCGACCCCGACTCGGTCTTCCGCATCGACCACTACCTGGGCAAGGAGACCGTCCAGAACATGCTGGCGCTGCGGTTCGCCAACCAGCTCTACGAGCCCATCTGGAACGCGAACTACGTCGACCACGTCCAGATCACCATGGCCGAGGACATCGGCATCGGGGGCCGTGCGGGCTATTACGACGGGATCGGCGCCGCGCGCGACGTCATCCAGAACCACCTCGTCCAGCTCCTCGCGCTCACCGCGATGGAGGAGCCCGTGTCGTTCGACGCGGAGTCGCTGCGCGCCGAGAAGCTCAAGGTGCTCTCGGCCGTGCGCCTGCCTCGCGACCTGGGGCGTCACACCTCGCGCGGCCAGTACTCGGCCGGGTGGCAGGGCGGCGAGGAGGTCGTCGGGTACCTCGAGGAGGACGGCATCTCGCCCGACTCCACGACCGAGACGTTCGCCGCGATCCGCGTCGACATCGACAACCGCCGCTGGGCCGGGGTCCCGTTCTACCTGCGCACCGGCAAGCGCCTGGGCCGGCGCGTGACGGAGATCGCCGTCGTCTTCAAGTCGGCCCCGCACCTGCCGTTCGAGTCCTCCGCGACGTCCGAGCTCGGCAAGAACGCGCTCGTCATCCGCGTCCAGCCCGACGAGGGCGTCACGATCCGCTTCGGCGCGAAGGTCCCCGGCACCGCCATGGAGGTCCGCGACGTCACGATGGACTTCGGCTACGGGCACGCGTTCACCGAGTCCTCCCCCGAGGCCTACGAGCGCCTCATCCTCGACGTCCTGCTGGGCGACCCGCCGCTCTTCCCGAGCCACGAGGAGGTCGAGCTCTCCTGGAAGATCCTCGACCCCATCACGTCGTACTGGGAGTCCAAGGGCACGCCGGACGCGTACCGCTCCGGGACGTGGGGCCCCGAGTCGGCCGACGAGATGATGGCCCGCGACGGGCGCACCTGGCGGCGACCGTGA
- a CDS encoding RNA polymerase-binding protein RbpA: MAGGSAIKGSRVGAGPLGETERGDVAPRTWVSYWCANGHETRPSFSSEVEIVTPETWDCPRCGLPGGQDPANPPSALRNEPYKTHLAYVKERRSDEDGVALLDEALAALRARRRSR; this comes from the coding sequence GTGGCTGGTGGTAGTGCTATCAAGGGGTCGCGCGTCGGTGCCGGCCCGCTCGGGGAGACGGAGCGGGGCGACGTCGCTCCGCGTACCTGGGTCTCCTACTGGTGTGCCAACGGGCACGAGACGCGCCCGAGCTTCTCGTCCGAGGTGGAGATCGTCACGCCCGAGACCTGGGACTGCCCCCGGTGCGGTCTTCCCGGTGGGCAGGACCCGGCGAACCCGCCCAGCGCTCTGCGCAACGAGCCCTACAAGACGCACCTCGCGTACGTGAAGGAGCGCCGCAGCGACGAGGACGGCGTGGCCCTTCTCGACGAGGCGCTCGCCGCGCTCCGGGCGCGCCGCCGCAGCCGGTAG
- the pgl gene encoding 6-phosphogluconolactonase yields the protein MTADAGTGARAHGPRLVVVHPDAGVLAEAVAARLLTRILDIQSVRSPVHVVLTGGTVGIRSLAAVAAHPVRDAVDWTGVHLWWGDERFLPTGDPERNETQAREALLDHLPTLPPQNVHVMPAPGDGVGSPEEAAALYADELSRFTPDGGAHLAFDVLLLGMGPDGHVASLFPGNAALDADGATTGVHDSPKPPPERVSLTFAAIQAAQEVWVVAAGAEKAPAVASALAGDPVTTTPAAGALGTQRTLWLVDLAAGTTD from the coding sequence ATGACGGCCGACGCGGGGACCGGCGCCCGCGCGCACGGGCCGCGCCTCGTCGTCGTGCACCCCGATGCGGGCGTGCTCGCCGAGGCCGTCGCGGCCCGGCTCCTGACCCGCATCCTGGACATCCAGTCCGTACGGTCGCCCGTCCACGTGGTCCTCACGGGTGGCACCGTCGGGATCAGGTCCCTCGCGGCGGTCGCCGCGCACCCCGTGCGCGACGCGGTCGACTGGACCGGGGTGCACCTGTGGTGGGGCGACGAGCGCTTCCTGCCCACGGGCGACCCCGAGCGCAACGAGACGCAGGCGCGCGAGGCCCTCCTCGACCACCTGCCGACCCTGCCCCCGCAGAACGTGCACGTGATGCCCGCGCCGGGAGACGGCGTCGGGTCACCGGAGGAGGCGGCCGCGCTCTACGCGGACGAGCTCTCGCGCTTCACGCCCGACGGCGGTGCGCACCTCGCGTTCGACGTCCTCCTGCTCGGCATGGGCCCGGACGGGCACGTCGCGTCGCTCTTCCCCGGGAACGCGGCGCTCGACGCCGACGGGGCGACGACCGGGGTGCACGACTCCCCCAAGCCGCCGCCCGAGCGCGTCTCGCTGACGTTCGCCGCGATCCAGGCGGCCCAGGAGGTCTGGGTCGTGGCCGCGGGAGCGGAGAAGGCCCCCGCGGTCGCCTCCGCCCTGGCGGGCGACCCGGTGACGACGACCCCGGCAGCCGGTGCGCTCGGCACGCAGCGCACGCTGTGGCTCGTCGACCTCGCGGCCGGCACGACCGACTGA
- the secG gene encoding preprotein translocase subunit SecG, with protein sequence MDALRIILQILLVITSGFLTLLVLMHKGKGGGLSDMFGGGISSSAGSSGVAERNLNRITITFAITWTVVIILLGLIQKVS encoded by the coding sequence GTGGACGCGCTGCGCATCATTCTCCAGATCCTGCTGGTCATCACCAGCGGCTTCTTGACCCTCCTCGTGCTCATGCACAAGGGCAAGGGCGGCGGCCTGTCCGACATGTTCGGCGGCGGCATCTCGAGCAGCGCCGGCAGCTCCGGTGTGGCCGAGCGCAACCTGAACCGCATCACCATCACGTTCGCGATCACCTGGACCGTCGTGATCATCCTTCTGGGGCTCATCCAGAAGGTCAGCTGA
- the opcA gene encoding glucose-6-phosphate dehydrogenase assembly protein OpcA: protein MIIDLPETTTNAVNKRLVKLRDEGGAVALGRVLTLVVLAEEADVEDAVAAANGASREHPCRVVVVAPANKRTAARLDAQIRIGGDAGASEVIILRPSGPLVAHTDTLVMPLLLPDAPIVAWWPRETPDNPSADPVGQMAHRRITDAVNAGKSLQTLQRLSKSHHPGDTDLAWTRVTLWRGLIAAALDQPPYESVTAVEVEGEEHHPSVDVLAAWLAQQLRCSVKLVRRRGVSGITKVTLVRKGGAIVLSRPDGRIVTLTQPGQPDRRISLPLRQLEECLTEELRRLDPDEVYGEVLTKGLARIGE, encoded by the coding sequence ATGATCATCGATCTCCCCGAGACGACGACCAATGCGGTCAACAAGCGCCTCGTGAAGCTGCGCGACGAGGGCGGCGCCGTGGCCCTCGGCCGCGTCCTGACCCTGGTCGTCCTGGCCGAGGAGGCCGACGTCGAGGACGCGGTCGCAGCGGCCAACGGCGCCTCGCGCGAGCACCCGTGCCGCGTCGTGGTCGTCGCTCCCGCGAACAAGCGCACGGCGGCCCGGCTCGACGCCCAGATCCGCATCGGCGGGGACGCGGGCGCCAGCGAGGTCATCATCCTGCGCCCGTCCGGCCCTCTCGTCGCACACACCGACACCCTCGTGATGCCCCTCCTGCTGCCCGACGCGCCGATCGTTGCCTGGTGGCCCCGGGAGACGCCCGACAACCCGTCCGCGGACCCGGTCGGCCAGATGGCCCACCGCCGCATCACGGACGCGGTCAACGCGGGCAAGTCGCTCCAGACGCTCCAGCGCCTGAGCAAGAGCCACCACCCGGGCGACACGGACCTCGCGTGGACCCGCGTGACCCTGTGGCGCGGGCTCATCGCGGCGGCGCTCGACCAGCCGCCGTACGAGTCCGTCACGGCCGTCGAGGTCGAGGGCGAGGAGCACCACCCGTCGGTCGACGTGCTCGCGGCGTGGCTCGCCCAGCAGCTCAGGTGCTCGGTCAAGCTGGTCCGTCGCCGGGGCGTGTCCGGGATCACCAAGGTGACCCTCGTCCGCAAGGGCGGCGCGATCGTGCTGTCCCGACCGGACGGCCGCATCGTGACGCTGACCCAGCCGGGCCAGCCCGACCGTCGCATCTCGCTGCCGCTGCGTCAGCTCGAGGAGTGCCTGACCGAGGAGCTGCGCCGCCTCGACCCCGACGAGGTCTACGGCGAGGTCCTCACCAAGGGCCTCGCGAGGATCGGCGAATGA
- the tal gene encoding transaldolase, with protein sequence MTVHHSAAPAPVRELSEAGVSIWLDDLSRERLRSGGLADLTTSRAVVGVTTNPTIFAGALAKGDAYDAQLTELAAAGTDVEAAVERITTDDVRAAADVLRPVYDATDGVDGRVSIEVDPRLARDADSTVATAVRLWRTVDRPNVLIKIPATVEGLDAIERTLAQGISVNVTLIFSLDRYRQVMDAFLSGLEQARDAGHDVTRVASVASFFVSRVDSAVDSALTAIGTPEALDLRGRAAIANARLAYEAYEQVVQTDRWRALESAGAHPQRPLWASTGVKNPDYRDTMYVDELVAPGVVNTMPQATLDAFADHGVVLGNTVAGTYTASRSVLATIESFGVSLDEVTRHLEVEGVEKFEASWSDLLATVADGLARAGGDAS encoded by the coding sequence GTGACCGTGCACCACAGTGCAGCACCAGCACCCGTCCGCGAGCTGTCGGAGGCAGGTGTCTCCATCTGGCTGGACGACCTCTCCCGAGAACGGCTGCGCAGCGGCGGGCTCGCCGACCTCACCACCTCCCGCGCCGTCGTCGGTGTCACGACCAACCCGACGATCTTCGCGGGTGCGCTCGCGAAGGGCGACGCCTACGACGCCCAGCTGACCGAGCTGGCCGCCGCCGGGACCGACGTCGAGGCCGCGGTCGAGCGGATCACGACGGACGACGTGCGCGCAGCGGCCGACGTCCTGCGCCCCGTGTACGACGCGACCGACGGCGTCGACGGCCGCGTGTCGATCGAGGTCGACCCTCGCCTGGCGCGCGACGCCGACAGCACGGTCGCGACCGCCGTCCGCCTCTGGCGCACGGTCGACCGCCCCAACGTCCTGATCAAGATCCCCGCGACCGTCGAGGGTCTCGACGCGATCGAGCGCACCCTCGCCCAGGGCATCAGCGTCAACGTGACGCTCATCTTCTCCCTGGACCGCTACCGCCAGGTCATGGACGCGTTCCTGTCCGGCCTCGAGCAGGCGCGCGACGCCGGGCACGACGTGACGCGTGTCGCGTCGGTCGCGTCCTTCTTCGTCTCGCGCGTCGACTCGGCCGTCGACTCCGCCCTGACCGCGATCGGGACCCCCGAGGCCCTCGACCTGCGCGGGCGCGCCGCGATCGCCAACGCGCGGCTCGCGTACGAGGCGTACGAGCAGGTCGTCCAGACCGACCGCTGGCGTGCGCTCGAGTCCGCGGGAGCCCACCCGCAGCGCCCCCTGTGGGCCTCGACCGGGGTCAAGAACCCCGACTACCGCGACACCATGTACGTCGACGAGCTCGTCGCGCCAGGCGTCGTGAACACCATGCCGCAGGCCACGCTCGACGCGTTCGCCGACCACGGCGTCGTGCTGGGCAACACCGTCGCGGGCACGTACACGGCCTCGCGCTCGGTCCTGGCGACCATCGAGTCGTTCGGGGTCTCGCTCGACGAGGTCACGCGGCACCTCGAGGTCGAGGGGGTCGAGAAGTTCGAGGCGAGCTGGTCCGACCTGCTCGCGACCGTCGCGGACGGCCTGGCCCGCGCGGGCGGCGACGCGTCGTGA
- the whiA gene encoding DNA-binding protein WhiA, translating to MALTAQVKDELARLKVDKTSCRKAEVSATLRFSGGLHIISGRIVIEAELDTAIAARRLRQTISDVYGHASELIVVSAGGLRRGSRYVVRVVKDGESLARQTGLLDNRGRPVRGLPPQVVSAGVGEAEAAWRGAFLAHGSLTEPGRSSALEVTCPGPEAALALVGAARRLGIAAKAREVRGVDRVVIRDGEAISAMLTRLGAHETVVVWEERRQRREVRGTANRLANFDDANLRRSARAAVAAGARVERAFEILGPDLPDHLREAGELRLAHKQASLEELGQLAEPPLTKDAVAGRIRRLLSTADKRAAELGIPDTEAGLSPDLLDV from the coding sequence ATGGCGTTGACGGCACAGGTGAAGGACGAGCTCGCGCGACTCAAGGTGGACAAGACCTCCTGCCGCAAGGCGGAGGTCTCTGCCACGCTGCGGTTCTCGGGAGGGCTGCACATCATCTCGGGGCGCATCGTGATCGAGGCGGAGCTCGACACGGCGATCGCTGCGCGCCGGCTCCGGCAGACGATCAGCGACGTGTACGGACATGCGAGCGAGCTGATCGTGGTCTCGGCCGGGGGGCTGCGCCGGGGGAGCCGGTACGTCGTGCGGGTCGTCAAGGACGGCGAGTCGCTCGCCCGGCAGACGGGCCTGCTCGACAACCGGGGCCGTCCGGTCCGCGGGCTGCCGCCGCAGGTGGTCTCGGCCGGGGTCGGGGAGGCCGAGGCGGCGTGGCGGGGCGCGTTCCTCGCGCACGGCTCGCTGACGGAGCCGGGGCGCTCGTCGGCGCTCGAGGTGACCTGCCCGGGACCCGAGGCGGCGCTCGCGCTCGTGGGTGCCGCTCGTCGGCTCGGGATCGCCGCGAAGGCGCGTGAGGTCCGCGGGGTCGACCGGGTCGTGATCCGGGACGGTGAGGCGATCAGCGCGATGCTGACCCGCCTCGGGGCGCACGAGACCGTGGTGGTCTGGGAGGAGCGGCGTCAACGCCGCGAGGTGCGCGGCACGGCGAACCGACTCGCGAACTTCGACGACGCCAACCTGCGCCGCTCGGCCCGTGCCGCGGTGGCTGCCGGCGCACGCGTCGAGCGCGCGTTCGAGATCCTGGGCCCGGACCTGCCGGACCACCTTCGGGAGGCCGGGGAGCTGCGACTCGCCCACAAGCAGGCGTCGCTCGAGGAGCTGGGGCAGCTCGCCGAGCCGCCGCTGACCAAGGACGCCGTGGCGGGTCGTATCCGCAGGCTCCTGTCCACCGCCGACAAGCGGGCGGCCGAGCTCGGGATTCCCGACACCGAGGCCGGCCTGAGCCCGGACCTGCTCGACGTCTGA
- the gap gene encoding type I glyceraldehyde-3-phosphate dehydrogenase: MTIRVGINGFGRIGRNFFRAIIASGADIEIVGVNDLTDNKTLAHLLKYDTVLGRFPLSVDFDENNIIVDGKAIRALEERDPANLPWGELGADIVIESTGFFTDATKAKAHIEAGAKKVIISAPAKNEDGTFVVGVNHEQYDPATQHIISNASCTTNCLAPMAKALNDAIGIERGLMTTIHAYTGDQNLQDGPHKDLRRARAAAQNIVPTSTGAAKAVALVLPELKGKLDGFAMRVPVITGSATDLTFTASKTVTVDEVNAAVKAAAEGPLKGVLKYVDDDIVSSDIVTDPHTSIFDSKLTKVSGDLVKVVAWYDNEWGYSSSLVSLTQYVGARL, from the coding sequence GTGACCATCCGCGTCGGTATCAACGGCTTCGGTCGTATCGGACGTAACTTCTTCCGCGCAATCATCGCGTCGGGGGCGGACATCGAGATCGTGGGTGTCAACGACCTCACGGACAACAAGACGCTCGCGCACCTGCTGAAGTACGACACCGTCCTGGGTCGTTTCCCGCTGAGCGTCGACTTCGACGAGAACAACATCATCGTCGACGGCAAGGCCATCCGTGCCCTCGAGGAGCGCGACCCGGCGAACCTGCCCTGGGGCGAGCTCGGTGCTGACATCGTCATCGAGTCGACCGGCTTCTTCACCGACGCGACCAAGGCCAAGGCTCACATCGAGGCCGGCGCCAAGAAGGTCATCATCTCCGCTCCGGCGAAGAACGAGGACGGCACCTTCGTCGTCGGCGTGAACCACGAGCAGTACGACCCCGCGACGCAGCACATCATCTCCAACGCGTCGTGCACCACGAACTGCCTCGCCCCGATGGCCAAGGCCCTCAACGACGCGATCGGCATCGAGCGCGGTCTCATGACCACGATCCACGCGTACACGGGTGACCAGAACCTCCAGGACGGCCCCCACAAGGACCTGCGTCGTGCCCGTGCGGCCGCGCAGAACATCGTCCCCACCTCGACCGGTGCGGCCAAGGCCGTCGCCCTCGTGCTCCCCGAGCTCAAGGGCAAGCTCGACGGCTTCGCGATGCGCGTCCCCGTCATCACCGGTTCGGCCACGGACCTCACCTTCACCGCCTCGAAGACCGTCACGGTCGACGAGGTCAACGCTGCGGTCAAGGCCGCCGCGGAGGGCCCGCTCAAGGGCGTCCTGAAGTACGTCGACGACGACATCGTCTCCTCGGACATCGTCACGGACCCGCACACCTCGATCTTCGACTCGAAGCTCACCAAGGTGAGCGGCGACCTCGTCAAGGTCGTCGCCTGGTACGACAACGAGTGGGGCTACTCCAGCTCGCTCGTCTCGCTCACGCAGTACGTGGGTGCTCGTCTCTGA
- a CDS encoding phosphoglycerate kinase, which yields MKTIDSLGDLRGKRVLVRSDFNVPLDGTTITDDGRIRAALPTLKRLTDAGAKVVVTAHLGRPKGEPDAKYSLAPVAARLGELLGAPVTLADDTVGESAKATVAALGDGEVALLENIRFDARETSKVDAERESLAADLASLADAYVSDGFGVVHRKQASVYDIAKVLPSAVGELVLKEVDSLKKATEDPARPYVVVLGGSKVSDKLGVIANLLTKADRLLIGGGMVFTFLAAKGYSVGNSLLETDQIETVKGYLADAEKAGVEIVLPTDILAADSFAADSPYEVVPADAIPDGKIGLDIGPESAKLFASKIVDAKTVVWNGPAGVFEFEAFSGGTRAVAQALVDATANGAFTIVGGGDSAAAVRILGFDEAGFSHISTGGGASLEFLEGKSLPGLAVLEA from the coding sequence ATGAAGACCATCGACTCCCTCGGCGACCTGCGCGGCAAGCGCGTGCTCGTCCGCTCGGACTTCAACGTCCCCCTCGACGGGACGACCATCACGGACGACGGCCGCATCCGCGCCGCGCTCCCCACGCTCAAGCGGCTGACCGACGCCGGCGCGAAGGTCGTCGTGACCGCGCACCTGGGGCGTCCCAAGGGTGAGCCCGACGCCAAGTACTCCCTCGCTCCCGTCGCCGCCCGCCTGGGCGAGCTGCTCGGCGCGCCCGTGACGCTCGCGGACGACACCGTCGGCGAGTCCGCCAAGGCCACGGTCGCCGCGCTCGGCGACGGCGAGGTCGCGCTGCTCGAGAACATCCGCTTCGACGCTCGCGAGACCTCGAAGGTCGACGCCGAGCGCGAGTCGCTCGCCGCGGACCTCGCCTCGCTCGCGGACGCGTACGTGTCCGACGGCTTCGGTGTCGTGCACCGCAAGCAGGCGTCGGTCTACGACATCGCCAAGGTGCTGCCGTCCGCGGTCGGCGAGCTGGTCCTCAAGGAGGTCGACTCCCTCAAGAAGGCGACCGAGGACCCCGCGCGTCCCTACGTCGTCGTGCTCGGTGGTTCGAAGGTCTCCGACAAGCTCGGGGTCATCGCCAACCTGCTGACCAAGGCGGACCGCCTGCTCATCGGTGGCGGCATGGTCTTCACGTTCCTCGCGGCCAAGGGCTACTCGGTGGGCAACTCGCTCCTCGAGACGGACCAGATCGAGACCGTCAAGGGCTACCTCGCGGACGCCGAGAAGGCCGGCGTCGAGATCGTCCTGCCGACCGACATCCTCGCTGCCGACTCGTTCGCCGCCGACTCGCCCTACGAGGTCGTGCCCGCGGACGCGATCCCGGACGGCAAGATCGGCCTGGACATCGGCCCCGAGTCGGCCAAGCTCTTCGCGAGCAAGATCGTCGACGCCAAGACGGTCGTCTGGAACGGCCCCGCGGGTGTCTTCGAGTTCGAGGCGTTCTCGGGTGGCACGCGTGCCGTCGCGCAGGCCCTGGTCGACGCGACCGCGAACGGCGCGTTCACGATCGTCGGCGGCGGCGACTCCGCCGCAGCCGTGCGCATCCTCGGCTTCGACGAGGCCGGCTTCAGCCACATCTCGACCGGTGGCGGCGCGAGCCTGGAGTTCCTCGAGGGCAAGTCCCTCCCGGGGCTCGCAGTCCTCGAGGCCTGA
- the tpiA gene encoding triose-phosphate isomerase yields the protein MTDARTPLIAGNWKMNLDHQEAIHTVQKLAWALKDAKHDFSAVEVTVLVPFTDLRSVQTLVDADKLELTYGAQDVSQHVSGAYTGEISPVFLSKLGVTYVAIGHSERRQYHGEDDALVNAKSKAALAQGLVPIICVGEALDIRKAGEQVSYTLAQVDGALEGLSAEDAAKVVIAYEPVWAIGTGEVATPQDAQEVAGAIRARLAELYSAEVADAVRVLYGGSVKSSSIAELMKEQDVDGALVGGASLDPEEFAKIARFQAHHGA from the coding sequence ATGACTGATGCACGTACCCCGCTCATCGCGGGCAACTGGAAGATGAACCTGGACCACCAGGAGGCCATCCACACGGTCCAGAAGCTCGCCTGGGCCCTCAAGGACGCCAAGCACGACTTCTCGGCCGTCGAGGTCACCGTCCTGGTCCCGTTCACGGACCTGCGCAGCGTGCAGACGCTGGTCGACGCCGACAAGCTCGAGCTGACGTACGGCGCGCAGGACGTCTCGCAGCACGTCTCGGGCGCCTACACGGGAGAGATCTCGCCCGTGTTCCTGAGCAAGCTGGGCGTGACCTACGTCGCGATCGGCCACTCGGAGCGTCGCCAGTACCACGGCGAGGACGACGCGCTCGTCAACGCCAAGTCGAAGGCCGCGCTCGCGCAGGGCCTGGTCCCGATCATCTGCGTCGGCGAGGCGCTCGACATCCGCAAGGCCGGCGAGCAGGTCTCGTACACGCTCGCTCAGGTCGACGGCGCGCTCGAGGGGCTCTCGGCCGAGGACGCCGCCAAGGTCGTCATCGCCTACGAGCCCGTCTGGGCCATCGGCACCGGTGAGGTCGCCACGCCGCAGGACGCGCAGGAGGTCGCGGGCGCGATCCGTGCCCGTCTCGCCGAGCTCTACTCGGCCGAGGTGGCCGACGCCGTGCGCGTGCTCTACGGCGGCTCGGTCAAGTCCTCGTCGATCGCCGAGCTCATGAAGGAGCAGGACGTCGACGGCGCGCTGGTCGGTGGCGCGAGCCTCGACCCCGAGGAGTTCGCGAAGATCGCGCGCTTCCAGGCGCACCACGGGGCCTGA